A genomic stretch from Eptesicus fuscus isolate TK198812 chromosome 15, DD_ASM_mEF_20220401, whole genome shotgun sequence includes:
- the LOC103295673 gene encoding dolichyl-diphosphooligosaccharide--protein glycosyltransferase subunit 4-like → MIIDVQFAVFVNMLGVSPFLLVILYHYVAVNNPKK, encoded by the coding sequence ATGATTATCGACGTGCAGTTCGCCGTCTTCGTCAACATGCTGGGCGTGTCGCCCTTCCTGCTTGTCATTCTCTATCACTACGTGGCCGTCAACAACCCCAAGAAGTAG